A genome region from Vogesella indigofera includes the following:
- a CDS encoding acetate kinase, which yields MTNHTLVINCGSSSLKFALIDAASQRTTVTGIAEKLGLADACISFKQDGKKVELTLAQGDHAGAMKAILSYFDERELTGSVIAIGHRVVHGGETFKQSTLIDDSVIAAIEDCARLAPLHNPAHLLGIRTAMACFPGLPQVAVFDTAFHQSMPEQAYLYAVPMALYREHGVRRYGFHGTSHRFVTAEAAAMLGKPLAESAFVCAHLGNGASVAAVLNGKSVDTSMGLTPLEGLVMGTRCGDIDPGIFGYLAAELNTDIQGVTDILNKQSGLLGLSELSSDCRELEDAAAAGHVGAQIALEVFAYRLAKQIAAMTVALGRLDALLFTGGIGENSPLLRAKVIKLLGFLGLALDSAANDATFRGKAGRITRDGSTPALVINTNEELMIALDTAVLCEPAA from the coding sequence ATGACCAACCACACACTTGTCATCAACTGCGGCAGCTCGTCGCTGAAATTTGCGCTGATCGATGCCGCTAGCCAGCGCACCACCGTGACCGGCATTGCCGAAAAACTCGGCCTCGCCGACGCCTGCATCAGCTTCAAGCAGGACGGCAAGAAAGTTGAACTGACCCTGGCGCAAGGCGATCACGCCGGCGCCATGAAAGCGATCCTGTCCTACTTTGACGAGCGCGAGCTGACCGGCAGCGTGATCGCCATCGGCCACCGCGTGGTGCACGGCGGCGAGACCTTCAAGCAGTCCACCTTGATCGACGACAGCGTGATTGCCGCCATCGAGGACTGCGCCCGCCTCGCGCCGCTGCACAACCCGGCGCACCTGCTGGGCATCCGCACCGCCATGGCGTGCTTCCCCGGCCTGCCGCAAGTGGCCGTGTTCGACACCGCCTTCCACCAGAGCATGCCCGAGCAGGCCTACCTGTACGCGGTGCCAATGGCGCTGTACCGCGAGCACGGCGTGCGCCGCTACGGCTTCCACGGCACCAGCCACCGCTTTGTTACCGCCGAAGCCGCGGCCATGCTGGGCAAGCCGCTGGCGGAATCCGCCTTCGTCTGCGCCCACCTGGGCAACGGCGCCTCGGTCGCTGCGGTACTGAACGGCAAGAGCGTCGACACCAGCATGGGCCTGACCCCGCTGGAAGGCCTGGTGATGGGCACCCGCTGCGGCGACATCGACCCCGGCATCTTCGGCTACCTCGCCGCCGAGCTGAACACCGACATCCAGGGCGTGACCGACATCCTCAACAAGCAGTCCGGCCTGCTCGGCCTGTCCGAGCTGTCCAGTGACTGCCGCGAGCTGGAAGACGCCGCCGCCGCCGGCCATGTCGGCGCGCAGATCGCACTGGAAGTGTTCGCCTACCGCCTCGCCAAGCAGATCGCGGCGATGACGGTGGCGCTGGGCCGCCTCGACGCGCTGCTGTTTACCGGCGGCATCGGCGAAAACTCGCCGCTGCTGCGCGCCAAGGTGATCAAGCTGCTGGGCTTCCTCGGCCTCGCGCTCGATTCTGCGGCCAACGATGCCACCTTCCGCGGCAAGGCCGGCCGCATCACCCGCGACGGC